Within the Opitutaceae bacterium TAV5 genome, the region ATCTGGCGCGCCTGCCAGACCAAGGACGCTCCCGTGCAGGACTGGGTGAAACTCGCCGTCAAGCGCGCCCGCCTCTCCGCCACCCCCGCCATCTTCTGGCTCGACGAGAACCGCGCCCACGACGCGCAAGTCATCGCCAAGGTCAAGACGTATCTGAAAGACCACGACACGACCGGCCTCGACATCCGCATCCTCCCGCCCGCCGCCGCCACCCAGGCCACCCTCGAGCGCCTCAAGGCCGGGCAGGATACGATCAGCGTCACCGGCAACGTCCTCCGCGACTACCTCACCGACCTGTTCCCGATCCTCGAGGTCGGCACCAGCGCCAAGATGCTCTCCATCGTCCCGCTGATGAACGGCGGCGGCCTGTTCGAGACCGGCGCCGGCGGCTCCGCGCCCAAGCACGTGCAGCAATTCAACGAGGAAAACTTCCTGCGCTGGGACAGCCTCGGCGAGTTTTTCGCTCTCGCCGCCTCCTTCGAGCACGTCGCCGAGACCTCCGGCCATGCCGGGGCCAGGATCCTCGCCGGGACTCTCGACGAGGCCAACGGCAAGTTTCTGGAGAACGACAAGTCCCCGGCCCGCAAGGTCGGCGCCGGCATCGACAACCGGGGTTCCCACTTCTATCTCGCGCTCTACTGGGCTCAGGCCCTCGCGACGCAGACGAAGGACGCCGGACTCCAGGCGCTCTTCACCCCGATCGCGGAAAAACTCGCCGCGAACGAAAAACAGATCGTGGCCGAGCTGAGTGCCGTCCAGGGCAAGCCCGCCGACATCGGCGGCTACTACCAGCCCGACGAACAAAAAGCCTCCGCCGCCCTCCGCCCGAGCGCGACCTTCAACGAAATCCTCGCCGCCCTGTAACCTGCATCGTCCTCCGTTCTTCGAGGGAAGATCGGGTTCCGGAGGCAAGGGGCGTCGCCTGGAAGTATCTGGCGGCCACAGGGCCGTAGCTGCGAACGCACGTTCGCAGGCCTTCCGGTACTCGAACCCTGCGAACGTGCGTTCGCAGCTACGCGGCAGGTTTCCCGACACCGGCGCTGACGAGTGACCGTCGCCAGCGCCGCCCCTGCCTCGCGGCTGCGTCACACCAGGTATCACGTCCGGTTATACCCTGCGCAAGATATGCGTGGCAATTGACCTGGCGCCATCGGACGCAGTGTGCGACCTTGTCTCCGGACAGGTAACCGCGGTCACGGTGAAAATACTTTTGGTCAGTCCAAAGACACCCGACACATTCTGGAGCTTCCAGCACGTGCTACGTTTCGTAGCGAAAAAAGCGGCCTTTCCGCCGCTCGGCCTGCTGACCGTCGCCGCCATGTTGCCGCGCGACTGGGAACTGCGGCTCGTCGATCTCAACGTCCGCTCCCTCGACGACGCCGACCTGCGCTGGGCCGACTACGTCTTTCTCGGCGCCATGATCGTGCACGGCGAATCCGTGCGGGAGATCGCCCGGCGCTGCGCCGCCCTCGACCGGCAGATCATCGCGGGCGGACCGCTCTTCACCACCGGCCACGAGAATTTTCCGGAAATTCCGCACTTCGTGCTGGGAGAGGCCGAGATGATCATGCCTGAAGTGATCGCCGACCTGCAACGCGGCGCGCCGCAACCTCTCTACCGGGCGCCCGCCTTCCCCGCCCTCGCCGGGACGCCCGTGCCGCGCTGGGACCTGATCCGGATGAAAAACTACGTGACGATGTCCGCGCAGTTTTCCCGCGGCTGCCCCTTCGACTGCGAATTCTGCGACATCATCGTGATGAACGGCCGCGTGCCGCGCACCAAGTCGCCCGAACAGTTCGTCGCCGAACTCGAGGCCCTGCGCCGGTGCGGCTGGAAGGACATGGTGTTTGTGGTGGACGACAATTTTATCGGCAACAAGGCGCGCACCCGCGCCCTCCTGCACGCCATGATCGCATGGCGCGAACGCACGCGGCCGCAGATGGGTTTCCTCACCGAGGCCTCGATCAACCTCGCCGACGACGCCGACCTGCTTGCCCTCATGGTCACGGCCGGCTTCCGCAAGGTGTTTGTCGGGATCGAGACGCCCTCGGCCGCGTCGCTCGACGAGTGTCACAAGCTGCAAAACCGCGGCCGCGATCTCGTCGCCGCGGTCCAGGTCCTGCAACGGTCCGGGCTCGAGGTCATGGGCGGCTTCATCGTCGGCTTCGACAGCGACACCCGCGACATCTTCAAGCAGCAGTTCGATTTCATCCAGCGTTCCGGCGTGGTGACGGCGATGGTCGGGCTGCTCACTGCCCTGCCGCGGACCCGGCTTTATGAGCGGCTGAAGCGCGAGGGCCGGCTTCTCGCCCGTTCCACAGGCAACAACACGGACGCCACGCTCAACTTCCTTCCCCGGCTCAATCGCGACTACCTCGAGTCCGGCTACCGCGAGCTGATGCGCCGGCTCTACGAACCCGGTAACTACTACCGGCGTATCCGCATTTTCCTGAAAACCTACCATGCGACAGGGGGACGACTGCGGTTGTCGTGGGCAGATGTGTCGGCGTTCATAAAATCGTTCTGGCTTCTCGGCGTCTGGCATCGCGGCCGCCTGGCCTACTGCCGGTTTTCCCTGGCCACCCTGTTCCGCCGTCCCGGCCAGTTTCGCGTGGCGATCGAGCTGGCGATCATCGGCCACCATTTCCGCTGCGTCGCCGCCCGGCTGTGAGGCGAGGTTTTCCGGAGAAGCGCGCCACGGCCCGGCGACGTGGCGTTCATCGTCCTCGTGCTATCGGGGCGATGTCGGCGGTCACCAGCACCAGAGAAATCACCGGTGTGGCCTCATCCGGAGTTGCCACAGCCGGTATCACGGCGCCCGAACCGAGGATTCGTTTTTTTGGACCGCAATTCAACACGACGGTTTCTCCCGAATTCAGATTCACGATCGCCGTCACCGTTCGCACGGAAAATACCGGAGTGAGCGGTGCGTTCCAGGGTATGGGTTTCCCATCCAGCGAAATCCCCTCGGTCGTCGGCAAAACGGGACCCACCTCATCCAGTTCGAGGAAACCCTCGAACTCCCTGCACGTCGGAGTCACATCCAGTTCAAGCGAACCGTCCGCCTTGATCTGCGACATTACCCTCAGCTCCACTCCGACAAGCCGCCCTTCAAATCCGTCAGGCAGCCAGTCAGTGCCAGCGGGATTCTTTTCCCAACGGGCCGGATAACGCAGTTCCTGGCCGATACTCATGTGAGCCGGCTGCCCTGCGGTCACTGTGACCGTGGGCGAAGACATTATCTCCACGCCTTTCAGGGTTTTCAGCGCGGCGAAGACGGACGCCGTTTGCTCTCGCGTCAACACGCCGACAACCCCGCCCGGCGGCGGCAACGTGCCTTTCACAAGAGCGTCCAGGGCGCTTGCACCTGAGGGTACTTCCCCGATTTCAACGAAACGAGCCCGCACCACGATACTCGGCCGATCGGTAGCCGTGGACCCCATGGATGCTTTTTCACCGGGCGTAGCCGGTTTTGGCCCGTCGCGCACCTCCACCGCCGAGCACCCGACAAGCGCCATCAGCGCCACCAACGACGTCAGCGCCACCAGCAAACGATGCACCGGACGCCGGTTGCTCCCTTCGCTCATGATGCCCAGAACCCGGGTTTCGAGCGTGGAGCGTTCGGCCATCGCCACGGCTGCGCCAAACCGGCGTCTTCCCGATTCACGCGCCGCTGTCACCAGTTCCATGGCATAGGCCTCCGTCGACACGCCCGCCGCGAGCACGCGATCATCACAAGCCTGCTCCTGCGCGAGGCGCGCCCGGCGAGCGCCCAGCCACACCAGCGGATTCGGCCAATACAACGCGCACGCCACCTGGCAGCACAATCGCGCCAGGCAATCCCGCCGCTTCACGTGTGCGAGTTCATGACGCAGCACCAGCGAGAGTCGTTCTTCCGTCCACCCGCACGCCCCGGCTGGCAACATCACCACCGGCCTCCATATTCCCCATGTCATCGCCACACGACAGTCCCTCGTCATGCGCAACCGCACCCTCCGGCTGATTCCGCCTTCGGTAGCAATCCGGCCAACCAATGCAACCACCCGTGCGTCGCGGACCCGCTCGCTGCGCCGTCGGCACAGGTGCCACAACCTCACACGCCCGGCGACTCCCGATCCCAGCAACATTGCCGCTCCCGCCAGCCACACACCGGTCAGCCCCGCCTGCCATGCAGACGCGTGCCACTCGCTGGTGACTGGTGCCGGAGTGGCGACGGTCTCCGGCGACCCGGAAGATGCGGACGCCACCTGCGGCAATTCAGGGTCGACTGCGGGAAACCCCAACACGAGCGTCACGCCTCCTCCGGTCTCCCTGTTCGCCGCTATCCGGGAAACCAGCGCGGTCGTTACTGGTATCAATAAAATAATGACGAATGCAGCCAGCCAGATCATGTGCCGGCTCGCCGCCGACGCATTGCGCCACACCTGCGTGACCAGCAACGCCAGCAAAAGGACGACAGTGCTCTTCAGCATCAAATCCGGCAGGAGAGAAAAATAACTCTGGAGGTTCATCGGGCCAAGGGGGCGAAGAGGGACAGTGGATCGGAAAACAGGCGAAAAAGCGGAAGGGATTATCGGGATCTGGCTTTTTTTATGATCGCCTCGATCCGGTTCAGTTCTTCCGGATCCAGCTTGCCATCGTCCGCATCCACCAGCGCGGCGACCGCACTGGCGAGCGAACCTTCGAAAAACGTGCTGACCACCCGCTTCAAGGCCGACCGCCTCGCCTGCTCCGGCGCCTGGGTGGGCAGGTAGATATAGCGCGGACCGTCCTCGCGGTGTTTCAGGAAGCCCTTTTCTTCGAGAATGCGCAACAGGGCACGCACCGCAGAATAACCGGGCGCCTCGGGCAGGGCGGCCTGAACATCGGCTGCAGTCGCTTCGCTCCGGCTGAAGATGATATCCATGATCTGGCGTTCGCGTCGGGTGAGGTGCTCGGGCTTCAACTTCATGCTATTTTTTTAGCACACGATCCTCCGCCGACGTCAAGTCGATATGCTAATTTTTTAGCATTCCATCTGGATTTATAGTTATGACCCTGTTGCCTTCAGCCCCGAAATCGGGAGAGCCACCGATTCCACCTCTCATCCTTTCGCCGACCTGGAACGCTTCACCTTCGCCAGGGTTTTCTGGCAGATCTCCATGTCGCGGGGAATGTCGCCGTACTCGTCATGGCACCGGATAATCGCCTCCGCCGCCCAGCGCAGGATTTCCGCCACCTCATGCTCCTTCCCTCCATGGGCAACCCTGTCCGTGTCATCACCGCCATCCACGAAAAAAATCTTTGCCAAAAAATTCGTCGACTGGTGCACCGCTCCCCGCCGGTCCGGATCCCGGTCGTCCGCCCCTGCCCGGTCGGTGTGATTCCGGTTGCCCGTCTCCGGATTATCGGCGGTCTTGTTCACATGGGAGCCAAATACATACCATCCGCCAAAGACCGGAAAGCCGACCGACGTTTTCAGCTGAAACAAAGCCAGCTGCCCAAGCTCAAAAAGGCGACCGGCAACCCGCCCGCCAAGAAGCGCAAGAAAAAGTAATGCCGGGCATCACCGGCGACAGAGCCGGACACACCGGCCGGGCGCCGCCCCGGATTGTCATGAAACCCGGATACACATCCTTGCTCAACCGGACCGGAAACCCAGCGCCTCCAGTTCGTCCAGCTGAAATGGCGCGCTCTCCAGCACGTCGTGCACCAGGGTCAATGCCTCCGCCCGGGACGGCGCCTCGCACAAGGCTGCTCCGTCGTCGCGATCATGCAGGTACACTCTCCACACGCCGGTAGAAACGTCATCGGCAGTCTGAAACACCGAACCGTGCAGGTAATTGCCCGGCAGGCCGGGATTCGGACCGGCTCCCGGCACCAGGAACAGGGAATGCACCGGATCGTGCACCGCTTCGGCTCCATGCCTGGCCCGGTGATGGATCCGGCGAGCCACGACCAGCGCCCGGCACTCCTCCGCCTTTTCCCGCAAAGCCTCCGGCAACGACACCACATAGCGGCCAAAAATCTCCGCGTCGGGCTCCAGCGCGCCCTCCTCCACCGTTCCCGCCAGGAACGCCTCAAGATTATGGGCATAAAACGAAGGCAGCCCCGCCAGGGATCGCACCGTCACATAACCCCCCTTGTGATCGGCCGACGCGTACACCTGGTGCGAGGCGCACAGGCGGGCCAGCGCGTCCTGCCAGGCCGGCGTATGCGGCACCGCGCCCACGGGGCTGTGCTCGATCAGTTCAAGGACGGTATTATCCATTTGGGCCAGAGGTGAGGGAAGCATGATGCCGTCTTATGACCGACTCCGCCGGCCAACACGAGGCCTATCCACCGCTTGCCCC harbors:
- a CDS encoding methyltransferase encodes the protein MKILLVSPKTPDTFWSFQHVLRFVAKKAAFPPLGLLTVAAMLPRDWELRLVDLNVRSLDDADLRWADYVFLGAMIVHGESVREIARRCAALDRQIIAGGPLFTTGHENFPEIPHFVLGEAEMIMPEVIADLQRGAPQPLYRAPAFPALAGTPVPRWDLIRMKNYVTMSAQFSRGCPFDCEFCDIIVMNGRVPRTKSPEQFVAELEALRRCGWKDMVFVVDDNFIGNKARTRALLHAMIAWRERTRPQMGFLTEASINLADDADLLALMVTAGFRKVFVGIETPSAASLDECHKLQNRGRDLVAAVQVLQRSGLEVMGGFIVGFDSDTRDIFKQQFDFIQRSGVVTAMVGLLTALPRTRLYERLKREGRLLARSTGNNTDATLNFLPRLNRDYLESGYRELMRRLYEPGNYYRRIRIFLKTYHATGGRLRLSWADVSAFIKSFWLLGVWHRGRLAYCRFSLATLFRRPGQFRVAIELAIIGHHFRCVAARL
- a CDS encoding CopY family transcriptional regulator; the protein is MKLKPEHLTRRERQIMDIIFSRSEATAADVQAALPEAPGYSAVRALLRILEEKGFLKHREDGPRYIYLPTQAPEQARRSALKRVVSTFFEGSLASAVAALVDADDGKLDPEELNRIEAIIKKARSR